The following are encoded in a window of Candidatus Binataceae bacterium genomic DNA:
- the cdaA gene encoding diadenylate cyclase CdaA, with translation MPNYVPMIPAPRWQDILDVLIVAYVIYRIAMLIRGTRTMQMIVGLVIVGAAFVISQVLGLFTLNWLLNNFLGSLFVILVVIFQADIRRALTRVGAQSFFGPRTPAASAAEEITTAVAWLAARRIGALIVIEQDDGLNDFVESGRLVYGKVSPELLETIFMRGSPLHDGAVIIKGDQILAGACVLPLSSNPNVSLALGTRHRAAIGMTEDSDAVVIVVSEEDGTTSIARRGELKREIPPNEVMSFLRGLPS, from the coding sequence ATGCCGAATTACGTTCCGATGATTCCCGCGCCGCGATGGCAGGATATTCTGGATGTCCTGATCGTCGCCTATGTCATTTATCGGATCGCGATGCTGATTCGCGGCACGCGCACCATGCAGATGATCGTTGGCCTGGTGATCGTAGGTGCCGCATTCGTGATCTCGCAGGTCCTCGGCCTGTTTACCCTCAACTGGCTGCTGAACAATTTTCTCGGCTCCCTGTTCGTCATCTTGGTGGTGATTTTTCAGGCGGATATTCGCCGCGCGCTAACCCGCGTCGGCGCACAGTCCTTTTTCGGCCCGCGCACGCCCGCGGCCAGCGCGGCCGAGGAAATCACCACCGCAGTCGCATGGCTAGCGGCGCGCCGAATCGGTGCACTCATCGTCATCGAGCAGGATGATGGTCTCAACGACTTCGTCGAAAGCGGGCGACTGGTGTATGGCAAGGTCTCGCCCGAATTGCTCGAGACCATCTTCATGCGTGGTTCGCCGCTCCACGACGGCGCAGTGATCATCAAGGGTGATCAGATTTTGGCGGGCGCGTGTGTGCTGCCGCTTTCCTCGAACCCGAACGTCAGCCTTGCGCTGGGCACCCGGCATCGCGCGGCGATCGGCATGACCGAGGACAGCGATGCGGTGGTGATCGTTGTCTCCGAAGAGGATGGCACGACTTCCATCGCGCGCCGCGGTGAACTGAAACGCGAGATTCCCCCAAACGAGGTCATGTCATTCTTGCGCGGCCTGCCGAGCTGA
- a CDS encoding CdaR family protein, with product MGDFARRMRRNAGTRVIALLIAVGLWVFVNAGQRGAVETLSVPISYRSIPPGLVIVNHPPDFVKIEVAGPRTLLSLLDPERLTVRLDLANVPTGRSDLKLSPSIFSVPRQTSVTRITPDEVHVDVDRIVMRELPVHLEVDGQPGPNFEINAIDLRPSVVAVSGPSRYVLALQKIDTEPLELKGESTDVEARLTLLSPDPNVHLGANRVQVHLDITEVIANREFKGIPVEVRDTDFKFRISPQKANITLRGPAVKLDGLDPKGLVYVDARGGDPGAHEFPVQVDLPDGMQLVKQSPVHVRVRIYKEKRIDINDGKTS from the coding sequence GTGGGCGACTTTGCGCGTCGCATGCGGCGCAACGCCGGAACGCGCGTAATCGCTCTGTTGATCGCGGTGGGTCTATGGGTTTTTGTCAATGCGGGTCAACGCGGAGCGGTCGAGACGCTCTCGGTGCCAATCAGCTATCGGTCTATTCCGCCGGGCCTCGTGATCGTGAATCATCCCCCCGACTTCGTGAAAATTGAGGTCGCCGGGCCCCGCACCCTCCTTTCCTTGCTCGATCCCGAACGCCTCACCGTGAGACTCGATCTTGCCAACGTCCCGACCGGACGGTCCGACCTCAAGCTGTCGCCCTCGATCTTCAGCGTGCCGCGGCAGACCAGCGTCACCCGTATCACTCCCGATGAAGTCCACGTCGACGTGGATCGCATCGTGATGCGTGAGCTGCCGGTGCATCTGGAGGTTGACGGACAACCCGGACCGAACTTCGAGATCAATGCGATCGACCTGAGACCGTCGGTGGTGGCGGTTAGCGGGCCCAGCCGCTACGTTCTCGCGTTGCAGAAAATCGACACCGAACCACTCGAGCTGAAGGGCGAATCCACCGACGTGGAAGCGCGCCTGACCTTGCTGAGCCCCGATCCCAACGTCCATCTCGGCGCGAACCGGGTCCAGGTTCATCTCGACATCACGGAAGTAATTGCCAATCGCGAGTTCAAGGGCATTCCGGTCGAAGTCCGGGATACCGACTTCAAGTTCCGGATCTCGCCGCAGAAGGCGAACATTACCTTGCGCGGACCCGCCGTCAAGCTCGACGGACTCGACCCCAAGGGGCTGGTCTATGTAGACGCCAGGGGCGGTGATCCGGGCGCGCACGAGTTCCCCGTGCAGGTCGACCTGCCGGACGGCATGCAGTTGGTGAAGCAGAGCCCCGTCCACGTGAGGGTGCGGATTTACAAAGAGAAGCGAATTGACATCAACGATGGAAAGACATCCTAA
- the folP gene encoding dihydropteroate synthase codes for MRLHDGRVVHFPAVMGVLNVTPDSFSDGGEYLKPERAIAHALEMQENGADIIDLGGESARPSGAREVPVEEELRRVLPVLRGLEGRLRVPLSIDTRKAEVARAALEHGAAIINDVTALGYDPQMARLAAASGSAVVLMHMRGSPENHMRFARYRDVVIAVTGYLAARAKYAIRAGIPASRIILDPGIGFAKTAQHSLAILNSLPVLCTLGYPVLVGTSRKSFIRRVAGDSPREIEFGSAAADALAVAAGAAIVRVHDPGAARAAVRMAVEMGGRNITK; via the coding sequence ATGCGTCTGCATGACGGACGGGTCGTGCATTTCCCGGCCGTCATGGGCGTGCTGAACGTTACCCCCGATTCCTTTTCCGACGGTGGCGAGTACCTCAAGCCTGAGCGTGCGATCGCGCATGCTCTCGAAATGCAGGAGAACGGCGCGGACATCATCGACCTGGGCGGCGAATCTGCCCGTCCTTCCGGCGCTCGTGAGGTGCCGGTTGAAGAGGAACTGCGCCGGGTGCTCCCCGTGCTTCGCGGCTTGGAGGGGCGCTTGCGCGTTCCGCTCTCTATCGACACGCGCAAGGCGGAGGTGGCACGCGCGGCGCTCGAGCATGGCGCCGCGATCATCAACGATGTGACCGCGCTCGGCTACGATCCTCAAATGGCGCGCCTGGCGGCCGCCAGCGGGAGCGCAGTGGTCCTCATGCACATGCGTGGTTCTCCCGAAAACCATATGCGCTTCGCGCGCTATCGCGACGTGGTAATCGCCGTGACTGGTTACCTTGCGGCGCGTGCAAAATATGCGATCCGTGCGGGAATACCCGCATCGCGCATCATCCTCGACCCGGGCATCGGGTTTGCCAAAACCGCCCAGCACAGCCTGGCGATCCTCAACTCCTTGCCCGTGCTGTGTACCCTCGGCTATCCCGTATTGGTGGGTACTTCGCGCAAGAGCTTCATCCGCCGCGTCGCGGGAGACTCTCCGCGGGAAATTGAGTTCGGAAGCGCGGCGGCGGATGCGCTTGCGGTGGCGGCGGGAGCGGCGATTGTGCGCGTGCACGATCCCGGCGCAGCGCGCGCCGCGGTCCGGATGGCCGTCGAGATGGGGGGGCGCAACATCACGAAGTAG